Genomic DNA from Triticum dicoccoides isolate Atlit2015 ecotype Zavitan chromosome 4B, WEW_v2.0, whole genome shotgun sequence:
TCTCCCACACCTAGGGGAAGTACTCACGCACGAGGGAGGAATAACAACCAAATAGAAAGATTATGTATAAGGAAAACAACTTGATAATACCATAGTTTGCCACAATAAGATGGATGATTGAACCTGTCTCAACATCAATCAAGTATGAATAGAGTTTACAAACCCCAGGCTTACAAGTTGGAAACTCCATCTACGATGGTCTTGTCGATGAATGGATGAAGGACCGTGATGAAGAGGAAGACGGAATACATTTAAGTAAAATCCTCCGCTAGATTTATTTTCCAGCATTCTGTTACGGTTTGGAGGTGTTCTGCTCGTCGTCTTCTCTGGTTGCCGACACGAAAGTGGCTTGCATAAACGGGAGGAACGTGATGCCGGCTGGTTTAGTGGTATGAGCGTCTTTGCTCATACCACACACTCTCCTCTCTTCTCGATGCACCTAATGGAGTTTTCTACAACAGGGATGTTGTCCATTTCCTCCTCAATCACCTCATATAACTTTCATACCTTCCAAAAATGAACAAACTTACACAACAAGTAAGGAAAAAACATTTccctgtttttgatagattattGTTTGTGAAAAAGTGAAATCCGGCAAACCCCGCATAAAACCGAGCAAAATATCTCAGAGAACTGTCATAATTTGGCATTCATCGCTAAATCATGAACATTGCACGCTTTCTAGTAGTTTGCACGGTCATCTCACATTCATTCAAACAAAAACCAAATACAAGGCATATGATGCCTTTCTTTTACCTCAGCGTCGTTCCGAATCCGGTGAAGACTCGGAAGCTGCCCCAGTTTCTTCCACCATCGGGACGAAACGAGGTGGGGGAGGCTCACGGGCACCTAATTTCCCCCCTTTTCTTCTTCTATCACTTCGGCATCGACGGGCGGAGGCCACCGCCTTCACGTTGCGCTATAGGCTTTACCACTTCTAGATCGGGTTATTCCGAGACAACGTGGACGAGGTGTTGGCCTAGGTGACGGCGGCCGATCATCGAAGGTGTGGTATCCAACTTCAAAACGACAGAACCAAACATGAGGATCGAGGCATCGTCCATGTCGTTGAAGGCGAAGAATTGGAGATGTCCGGAAGCGATGAAAGGTGGCGCTATAGCGAGAGAGGGAAGGCGATGGACCCCCTGCCACCCTAGACGCCAAATATGGAGCCCCGTGGACGTGTTTTTAGAGTGCGCTCCAAAATTTATGGCAATGCAGGGCAGGAGACGACTCCTGTAAAGTGCCTTTTGGGACCAAAATTGTCATAATAACTATTATTTTGGTGATCATGTAGATATAATGatgtgctagagttgctcttagtgaAGTTAGGTACTTACGATACCATGTGATGTTGGGAGACAAAGACACGCACAAGTGCATAACAAATGTAATAAGAAGGCTTGGGCATCTTGAAAGGGTGATTAAAACGCACTACAAGTTGCCCAAAAGAAAGAAATATCACTTCTAGATTTTTGTTGAACTCTTCACGCTCGCATTTCATGGTCGTAATGACAACGATAGCAGCGTACTTGGCATGGCTGACTGAGCACCGGGCCATGCAACTAGTTCATCTGTGTTATTTTCTCAAGAAGAAAAATCAATTTTCATTTGAAACCTGAACAATATTCCCATAGAGAAAGTGTGCAACAGTatcctatatatatataatataattaAGTAGGTGATTTGCATTAACATATTTATCTTCACATGCAACTATATCAGCTCATAATGCAATATTTTTCTATAAAAGACCCACTTTTTCTTTCGGGGGGATAAAAAGACCCATTTCAACATGCAAGAAGGTATGCAAAAGGCTCCGAATGTTTTAATTATATTATGATGAATACATATTTTATAATTATACAAACAATCATAGATATTTTAGTTCTTATATTGTTAATTAAAATACTGATGTTCATATTATAATTAAATTTCATTCAAATACTATATTGCGAGTCATTCTTGCAGCAAACGCGTGGCGAATCATTATATGTCTATTTAATATAAAAGAGGTAGCAGCATGCAGCAGACTTTGGTTAGCCATGAAAAAGGGAGTCGTAAGCATATCCTCGTGACTGGACTTGCTACCCCTCTAGATGTGTCGAAGAAAATAAGCTGTACCTGATTCTGGTGGCAAGGTCAAACGCACACACCTACCTCGATTGATCGGTAGACAACAGTTGGGCCGTAGTCCACTCGGGTTGACTGTTCTAGATGGGGGCGCTGTACGGTGCGGCTGCGTGCATCAATCGAAGGGCAAGCACATGAAAGCCCGTGCCGCCATGCCGTGCACAAGCACCACGCATCCACACACTCGTGTCAGTCTTCAGCCTGTtcggttaggccaactccaccacgTGATCTCAAACGGACGTCCGGTTTGATCAGATTTTGTCCCTTTGGGTGTCGATAGGTTCGTCCGTGTCCGGCCTTGTCTGTTGGATCGTGCGTGCGCCCACCGCGTAACCGCACCTCAATCACGTCCGCGTTGGGCAtgatttaaaaaacaaaaaaacataaataaaatgacTAAAAAAATAAACGCAGTTAAAAAACATAAAACTTAGTTAGAGGTCACGGCCATAAAACGGCCCAGCTTAGCAGTCCACTTAACGGCCAGTGCCATAATTaacataaaaagaaaataaaaaaacgccGCGGCGCGCTCCTGCCGCGCCCATCGATGCCATGGCCCTCGCCGTCTTCAGTGGCCGCCAGTGTTGTCGTCGTCGCCGACGAGGTCGACGTAGGCCAGCGGCATCCAGAGGTGGGATGACGGCGCGTGGTACACGGGGGCGGCCTGGAAGGgtggaggtgcctgcaccacctcctcccgtggcgaggcctcccgctccggtgaccgcaGCGGCGTGGGGCAACAGTTCACGCCCCCCACGGCGTCGGCCATGTCCGGAGCCGTGCAGGACCAGCTCCACCGCTGGCCTACCAGGCCCGGGTGAAACGCGGCGACAGGCTCCTCCTCTAACACCTCCTCCTTCCTCTCCTTCTCCTTGACAACCACCATCTCCAGCTCGGGGAAGGCGACGTCGCCGGCGGCAGAGAGTGCCAGCGCCTCCTCCAAGCCGTCCCATTGGCGCTCGGGGCGGGGGCTCGACGGTAGGCTGCGAGGCGGCCAGCCGGCGAGTTCGAGGCCTAGGGTTTGGAGgtgtcgggtttcgaggaggccgcggggtggAGTGGGGAGTGTGAACGACGATCGGTCCACGACTTCCGCATTTAAGTACGACCGCGACGTTTTCCTGGGCGGATGTCAGGCGGGCCCGGCCGCGCGTGCGCATTGATGTGagcgggtgggaggtaggtggcccgCCTATcacgcggccccgacgcggacgagCGTGTGTCCGTTCGCTGTCCGCTGCGACCCTAAACCGGCGCATGTTTGCGCTTAAAATGGATCGGCCCGGACACAAAGCGAACAGGATGGAACCGGGCCGTCGCGCGTTGGGCCGACTGATTTGTCTGTTTTACACCAAACGAAGGGGACCGGACAAAATAAGATCGCgcgtggtggagttggccttagcttGCATGCTGGCTTGgctatgtcgcagggcaagaccggCGCGCTGCCCCCCCTCGTGCCCACGCGCCGACACCTCCACGCCCCACACCATCGCCCATCCACCCGAATCCAAGGCAACCCTACGCGTTTTCCCGTGGGCGTCTGCCCCCACTCGCCACCACCCGGTGGCGCCTTTGCCCAGCCCGGCCAGCCCAGCCGCCTCCTTTTAGAACGCCAACTGCCTCCTcagccattcccatttccattcgcaTCCCCGGCTAGCCAACCCTGTTCTCCCGCTCGCGCATCTCAGGCTCCTGCGTTGCAGGAAGGAACTCACTCAAGTATGGACGCCCTCTCCTGCTTTGCGCCGCCTGCGATGCTCTCCCGGTCCTTTGCGGACGCGGCCATCGCGCGCGCGCTCCACTTCTCTCTCTCGGCCGGCTGCTCCCCCGTCCCGGAGCCGTCCATCGTCGCCGACCTCGGCGCCTGCAGCGCGGCAGCCACgacggcctcgtcctcctcctgcggCCCCGTGGCGATGCTTCCCCCGGCGGCACCGTCCGCGCGTTGCAGGCTGGGACCCGCGGGCGGCCGCGCGGGGAAGCGCCGGCCGCGGCCGTCCAAGCGCGTGCCCACCACGTACATAAACACCGACGCGGCAACCTTCCGTCTCATGGTGCAGCACGTCACCGGCGCCGAGGCCGAGCCGCAGGTCGACGCCGACGCCGGCCTCGGTGTCCTCCTGTCGCCCTTCGACTTTGATCACTTGCTACCGTCGGACCCTGCGGCGGCCGCGGCCCAAGTCGCCGCGTACGCccttccggcggcggcggcagagcagcCGTGCTTCCCGACGCTGGACTCGTGGAACGTCATGTACGACAAGAACTAGGTGACTTTGGGTCGAAACTGAAGCTCTATGCTCTGTATAAACATCATGCAGCAAGATGAAGGCGCCGTTGCGTCTGGCCTGTGATGTATTGCTCCCTTTGGTCGTTGCAGAGCAGTAGGAGAGGATTAGagatgtagtagtagtgctgtatgcaAGTGCGAGTACCACCAGACTACCAGTATAGCACGCACTAGCAGTGTAGGAATGCAGAGGTGCTCCTTGGTCTCCTCGCCGGTTGCACTCGCTGCTTCAACTTAGGTAGTTCAATCTGCCTGTTCTTGGTTCTTGCCACCGGATACATGGTCCAGCTGGTACTGCCGTGGAACCCAGGATATTTTTTGTGGTGATCTGATTGCACCATGCTTTTAGAGGATTGCTAAAACCCAGTCGATTGAGATTAGCCAGTATCCGTTGGACAAATGTGTTGtactaagggcatccacaatgtgatgCTGCCAAATTTGCAACGTTGTCAGAGTTTTGCCACCGATGTCAAATAGGCTAGCAGTCCACAACGTTAGCTGGTTCCTAATTTATGCATATTGGGGACCACCATAGAATAGAATAGGATAAAAACACTACCACGTCTCTCTTTACCCACAACATTCTGGCTGTTCACATCAGTTTATGTATTATTTTATTAGCTGAGGTTCTTTGGCATCGAAGCATGAAGGAGCATCGATGCCGAGAGTTGATTTTTGGAACCCGGGTGTATTGAAGGACcttattttaaatattttaaaaaaaataattaagattttaaaaaaaattgaaaaaattctACGTGGTCATATGGATTTATATTACACATGTGTAAAGTTTGGTGATGAAATAAGTAAATATGCGACCTATATAAAAATGACAAAATGATGATTTCCAAATAAGGAATAATGCATGTACTGTTCATCTTTCTAAAATCACGATTCTGTCATTTTTGTGCAACTCACATGGTTACTTATTTCAGCATCAAAGTTTAAACATGTGTAATATACATTCATATAAACATGTAGATTTTTTCTCAAaaatttttgaaacttcaaaaaagCGTTTTGGCACATTTCAAAAAATAAGGCTCCAATACACCCGGGTTCCAAAGTGACTTTTTGCATCGATGCCTCTTTTTTCTAATTTGGCTACACCCTCCACAATGTTCTCACCGGTGCCAAAAGCCATTTTAACATTTGGCACTATCAATTTGGCATACATTGTGGATGCCCTAAGACTCATGCGGGCTggtctgttttttcttttttttaattttgaacGCCAATAGATGGGGAACTTTCCTTTGCAGCGTTTTCCAAGCGAAAGGTCAAATCACCATGCAATTTCAATTAAGGTTGCCATGACAATTTTAATGATCGATAGAATACTGCCGAGTGCAAGTtgctattttttgtttgttttttacttcgcagaatattagTACCAGACGAAGtctaaatgccacaaaactttttggtGTTTTTTTTCTggacagaagacaacttgggagccaaggaagtgccCGAGAGGAGGcctgtggggcccacaaggcaccagggcgcgccagaggcccctagtgcgccctggtgggtagtgggggccCATAGGCCCCCTCTCCACCGCCTATCAGCTCGATAAATAAtctaaaatcccaaaaaccctaggggagtcgagagaTCAGTGTTTCCACTGCCGCaaattccagaaccacgagatccaatttaGAGACCTTTTACCGGCACTCTGCCAGACGGgtcaacgatcacggaggggttcttcatcaacaCCCTTGCCCATCCGATGATGcatgactagtttaccacagacctacgggtccataggcagtagctagatggcttcttctctctttttgatcttcaatacaatgttctcctcgatgttcttggagatctatttgatgtaactcttttttgtggtgtctttgttgggatccgatgaattgccagtttatgatcagatctatctatgaatattatgtgagtctttgttgaactcttttatgcatgattgttatagcctcgtatttcttctccgaaactttggtttggtttggccaactagattgatttttcttgccatgggaacagatgcttgctacttcttgagcttgcgttgatttctcccttgaagaggaaagggtgatgcagcaaagtagagataagtatttccctcagttaagaaccaaggtatcaatccagtaggaggcacaaccaagtccccaatagatgcacttgcacaaactaacaaacacttgcacataacgcgaaaaaggggttgtcaatcccttcacggtcgcttgcaagagtgagatctaatagagatagatataaacgataaataaaaggcaaaataaagtaaatataaataaattacagcaaggtatttttgggttttggttttatacatctgaaaatatatgatggaaaatagacccggggccataggtttcactagaggcttctttcttgaagaaagcatacggtgggtaaacaaattattgttgagcaattgatagaaaagcgcatacttatgacgatatccaaggcaatgatcatgaatataggcatcacgcccgtggcaagtagaccgactcctgcctgcatctaatactaatactccacacatcgaccgctatccagcatgcatctagtgtattaagttaacaagaacggagtaatgccttaagtaagatgacatgatgtagatggataaactcaagcaatatgatataaaccccatctttttatccttaatggcaacaatataaatacgtgcctcgctacccctactgtcaccgggTGAGGATACCGAAAAATTGAaatcatcacaaagcacctctcccattgcaagaaaaatcaatctagtaggccaaaccaaatcgatagatcagagataaatacaaagctatcttaatcatgcataaaggatttcagaaaagattcaaataatattcatagataatttgatcataaatccacaattcatcaaatctcaacaaacgcaccgcaaaagaagattacatcgaatagatctccaagaaaatcgaggagaatattcgaagatcaaagagagagaagaagtcatctagctactagccatggacccataggtctatggtaaactactaacaCATCATCGGACGAGCAACAAGGTTggcgtagaggccctccgtgatccaaTCCCCCTCCCGCTgagtgctggaaaaggccccaagatgggatctcacgagaacagaagcttgtggcggcagaaaagtatttttggtgtgccctctggtgtagggggaatatttgggtatttatagaagcgGAGTTAGGGTTAGGAGAGCCACGGTGGGCCCACaagttgttggggaatgtagcatgcaacttcaaaaaaaatcctatgctcacgcaagatctatctaggagatgcatagcaacgagagggggagagtgtgtccacgtaccctcgtagaccgaaagcggaagcgtttgacaatgcccttgatgtagtcgaacttcttctcgttccgaccgatcaagcaccgaacgtacggcacctctgagttctgcacatgttcagctcgatggcgtccctcgaACACTTGATCCAGCAAAGAGGGAGAGttacatcagcacgacggcgtggtgacagtgatggtgaagtgatccgcgcagggcttcgcctaagcactacgtgaatataacCGGAGGCAtagactatggaggggggcaccacacacaactAACAACTGTTGATGTGTGTCCTAGCGGTGCCCCCctcgtatatataggttggaggggaggagaggcagccaagggggcgccccaagtaggaggaatactACTTGGCGCCTCCCAATTCGGCATACCCCCTTACCATATCTttcggaggggaaggaaggaggaggtaggagggaaggaagggggaggccgaatccctccccttcctttccctcttctcctctttccttcccgtcttaattcggcctacatggggcgcaccagccacttaggggctggtatatccccttcttggcccattaggcccatgtagttgccggggggatgcccaGAACccgttccggtgacccgatatgtacccggtacccccagaacacttctagtgtccgaatatcatcgtcctatatatgaatctttacctctcaaccatttcgagactcctcatcatgtccatgatctcatccgggactccgaacaacattcggtcaccaaatcacataactcatataatacaaaattgtcatcgaacgttaagcgtgcggaccctacaggttcgagaactatgtagacatgaccgagacacctctccggtcaataaccaacaacgggacatGGATGCTCATGttagttcctacatattatatgaagatctttttcggtcataccgtaatgacaacatatgttattccctttgtcatcagtatgttacttgcccgagattcgatcgttggtatcttcatacctagttcaatctcgttatcggcaagtctctttactcattctgtaatacatcatcccgcaactaactcattagtcacattgcttgcaaggcttcttatgatgtgtattaccgagaggacccagagatacctctccgatactcggagtgacaaatccaatctCGATCTTTgcaaacccaacaaataccttcggagatacctgagagcatctttataatcacccagtcatgttgtgacgtttgatagcaaacaaggcattcctccggtatccgggagttgcataatctcatagtcgaaggaatatgtatttgacatgaagaaagcaatggcaatataactaaacgatcattatgctaagctaacggatgggtcttgtccatcacatcattctcctaatgatgtgatcctgttatcaaatgataactcatgtccatggttaggaaaacttaaccatctttgatcaacgagctagtcaagtggagtgtaacacccatgatgcggctatatctcccacgtgtcgaagcacgacttagaggcataaccgcatggtggttttgtcgcaagaagggtcatcttcacacaatcccatgtaatgaacaagaatgggataaagagagttggcttacaatcgccacttcacacaatacataatttaagatcatacatcattcaaatacactcatagaccggctacggtcaagttcaaatgaaaagaagacaaccccaaatgctagatccccgatcgtcttgactgggcacctctactgatcatctggaaacgatacatagtaacgaccaagggcctcgtcaaattcccacttcagctcagttgcgccatctgcgccagtatcctcggcacctgcatctgttttggtagaatctgtgagtcacgaggactcagcaatctcacacccgcgagatcaagactatttaagctcataggtaggtaaggggtaatatggtggagctgcagcaagcactaagcgtatatggtggctaacatacgcaagtgagagcgagaagagaagcaacgcatcggtcgagaaactagaagtgatcaagaagtgatcctgaaactacttacgtcaagcataacacaaaccgtgttcacttcccggactccgccgagaggagaccatcacggctacacacacggttgatgcattttaaagaggtcaagtgtcaagttatctacaaccggacattaacaaattcccatctgcctcataaccgcgggcacgactttcgaaagattatatacctgcaggggtgtcccaactcagcccatcacaagctctcacggtcaacgaaggaatagaccttctcccgggaagacccgatcagtctcggaatcccggttcgcaaaacatttcgacaatggtaaaacaagtctagcaaagccgcccgatgcgccgacaaatcccgataggagctgcacatatctcgttctcagggcacaccggatgaacactacgtacaactagaaccagtcctcaagtttccccgaggtggcgctgcaagtggctctagtttggaccaacactcagaggagcactggcccggggggtaataaagatgacccttgggctcgcaaaaacccaagggaaagggcttaggtggcaaatggtaaaaccaaggttgggccttgctggaggagttttattcaaagcgaactgttaagggggtcccataaatcacccaaccgtgtaaggaacgcaaactcaaggaacataacaccggtatcacggaactagggcggcaagagtggaacaagtcaccgggcataaggccaggccttccaccctttaccaagtatataaggtgcattaatttaaacaggagatattgtgatatcccaaagtaaccacgttccgacctggaacaaccttcatcttcacctgcagctaacaatgctataagaggggctgagcaaaagcggtgacatagccaatcaatggttgctaggacaggttggttagagggttgacatggcaataggtaggcatggtaaacaaaggcaggcagggctaacatagcgaaagagcgaatactagcaagcaaagatagaaatgatttcgaaggtatggtcatcttgcctgcaaggttctcagagtt
This window encodes:
- the LOC119293710 gene encoding calmodulin-binding protein 25-like; protein product: MDALSCFAPPAMLSRSFADAAIARALHFSLSAGCSPVPEPSIVADLGACSAAATTASSSSCGPVAMLPPAAPSARCRLGPAGGRAGKRRPRPSKRVPTTYINTDAATFRLMVQHVTGAEAEPQVDADAGLGVLLSPFDFDHLLPSDPAAAAAQVAAYALPAAAAEQPCFPTLDSWNVMYDKN